One Dialister invisus DSM 15470 genomic region harbors:
- a CDS encoding GIY-YIG nuclease family protein: MEKKYFTYMVRCQDGTLYTGFTVDDLEKRVAVHNAGKGAKYTKGRLPVRLVWYREWNNGHDARSCEFYLKRKTKQEKEALAASFGKDTD, from the coding sequence ATGGAAAAGAAATATTTTACTTACATGGTACGCTGCCAAGACGGCACACTCTATACGGGATTTACCGTGGATGATCTGGAAAAACGAGTGGCTGTCCATAACGCGGGGAAGGGCGCGAAGTATACGAAAGGCCGGCTGCCTGTCCGTCTTGTGTGGTACAGGGAATGGAACAACGGTCATGATGCCCGGTCCTGTGAATTCTATTTGAAACGGAAAACAAAACAGGAGAAAGAAGCATTGGCAGCTTCTTTTGGAAAGGATACAGATTGA
- a CDS encoding DUF2232 domain-containing protein, producing the protein MNESVRKTKYLTEAAAAAAIASLLVLLKLLAPFFVFVTMIASPIPIAVICDFHGMKWGFGTSAGVVILVAMIGGPEIGLTTAFYAGALGMAMGYGFLHKLSYGKTLCLTILAYILEMSYKIIFSIYVLGIADALTGAIDRFTTFLRWIWTPLSSVFGFNPDPGKAMFTTSGMVMLGIVFILNAYCYAYLNMEIGGNVLKRLKGGIRG; encoded by the coding sequence TTGAACGAATCAGTGAGAAAAACAAAGTATCTGACAGAAGCGGCGGCAGCAGCGGCTATCGCGTCACTCCTGGTGCTGCTGAAACTTTTGGCGCCGTTTTTCGTGTTCGTCACTATGATCGCGTCCCCCATCCCGATTGCCGTCATTTGCGATTTCCACGGGATGAAGTGGGGATTCGGCACATCGGCGGGCGTGGTTATTCTCGTTGCCATGATCGGAGGGCCTGAAATCGGACTGACGACAGCCTTTTATGCGGGTGCCCTCGGCATGGCCATGGGCTATGGATTTCTTCATAAACTGTCCTACGGGAAAACGCTTTGCCTTACGATTCTTGCATATATACTTGAAATGTCTTATAAAATCATATTTTCCATTTATGTTCTCGGCATTGCCGATGCCCTTACCGGTGCGATTGACCGCTTCACCACATTCCTTCGCTGGATATGGACACCCTTGTCATCGGTCTTCGGGTTTAATCCGGATCCGGGTAAAGCGATGTTTACCACATCAGGCATGGTGATGCTTGGAATTGTCTTCATTTTAAATGCATACTGCTATGCGTACCTGAATATGGAAATCGGCGGCAATGTGCTGAAACGCTTAAAAGGCGGAATAAGGGGATGA
- a CDS encoding glycosyltransferase family 9 protein, protein MYQNILVINTMHIGDLMLITPALRTLRTNYPQAHIALLTDRPLGDLVRCNKNIDECILIDKRGRDKGILALLRLIRKIRGRHFDLVINFHRNERASAIAAFSGGKHIVGYSQPGFKRFFNKVMPNRAMADTPKELAEHQVACHLEVLREAAGCKIMDDRGLEMWLPEEEEKKAAALWKAEFTSKDRVIAFNIGASWLTKRWVDTYFAACADRFIRKGYDVAFFGGPTDVPIVEKCLAYMKEKESPRIHVFTGKVSLTVLAGLLRRCSLFLTTDSGPMHVGVAMHVPVISMFGASPVPTFYPYDSRDIAIKSPEYCHPCGLHECPRKGEGYMGCMKHIPVDIVMKYAEELLSAYHGEPAFRLPADTGSHQCRVISHWEGAQNGYETSI, encoded by the coding sequence ATGTATCAGAATATTCTCGTTATCAATACCATGCATATTGGTGACCTTATGCTCATTACACCTGCATTGAGAACCTTGCGTACGAATTATCCGCAGGCTCATATTGCATTACTCACTGATCGGCCTTTAGGCGACCTTGTGCGGTGCAATAAAAATATTGATGAATGTATTCTTATTGACAAGCGCGGCAGAGATAAAGGAATTCTGGCGCTCCTGCGTCTTATCAGAAAAATCCGCGGCCGTCATTTTGATCTGGTCATCAATTTTCACCGCAATGAAAGAGCCTCGGCTATCGCGGCTTTTTCGGGCGGAAAGCACATTGTGGGTTACTCGCAGCCAGGATTCAAACGATTTTTTAACAAGGTCATGCCAAACCGTGCCATGGCCGATACGCCCAAGGAACTTGCGGAGCATCAAGTGGCCTGCCATTTGGAAGTGCTGCGGGAGGCTGCCGGTTGCAAGATTATGGATGATCGCGGTCTTGAAATGTGGTTGCCGGAGGAAGAAGAAAAAAAAGCCGCCGCTCTGTGGAAAGCGGAATTTACTTCAAAGGATAGGGTGATTGCGTTCAATATCGGCGCAAGCTGGCTGACAAAACGCTGGGTTGACACATACTTTGCCGCCTGCGCGGACCGTTTTATCCGCAAAGGGTATGATGTTGCTTTTTTTGGCGGTCCGACCGATGTGCCCATCGTTGAAAAATGTCTTGCCTATATGAAGGAAAAGGAGAGTCCTCGGATCCATGTATTCACAGGGAAAGTCAGCCTTACGGTTCTTGCGGGGCTTCTCAGGCGCTGTTCCCTGTTTCTTACCACAGATTCTGGCCCCATGCATGTGGGCGTGGCCATGCATGTACCGGTGATCTCCATGTTTGGCGCCAGCCCGGTTCCCACGTTTTATCCTTATGACAGCAGGGACATTGCCATCAAGTCACCGGAGTACTGCCATCCGTGCGGACTCCACGAATGCCCCCGCAAAGGAGAGGGCTATATGGGATGCATGAAGCATATTCCTGTGGATATTGTCATGAAGTATGCGGAAGAGTTGCTGTCGGCATATCATGGAGAACCGGCTTTCCGGCTCCCGGCTGATACAGGCAGCCATCAATGCCGGGTCATCAGTCATTGGGAGGGGGCACAGAATGGATACGAAACATCTATATGA
- the rfaE1 gene encoding D-glycero-beta-D-manno-heptose-7-phosphate kinase yields MDTKHLYDFVDRCTSKCRILVVGDVMLDKYYYGEVNRISPEAPVPVTHVLRTEETLGGAANVAHNLALLGCETSIAGFVGEDYHCRSLRDQFKSCGVNCQGLITTDRPTTTKLRVIGGHQQMIRLDFEESAPIAGFDADRFFRYISRKLDEDLDVVIISDYGKGVCTEENCRRMIESCHTYGVPVVVDPKGTDWTKYAYADYITPNLKEINQVLAEPIHNEDRAVEVAAHYVMNRFNIRNVIVTRSEEGLSLIRDDENVHIPTKAQEVFDVSGAGDTVIAVFAMGLAGGMNPADSAYMANLAASVVVAKLGTYAVSREELMAVLKGEAEK; encoded by the coding sequence ATGGATACGAAACATCTATATGATTTTGTAGACCGGTGTACATCGAAGTGCAGGATTCTCGTTGTCGGTGATGTTATGCTGGATAAATACTACTATGGCGAAGTAAACCGTATTTCGCCGGAAGCTCCGGTGCCTGTTACCCATGTGCTCCGTACGGAGGAAACTCTGGGAGGGGCAGCCAATGTGGCGCACAACCTCGCGCTGCTTGGCTGTGAAACGAGTATTGCCGGCTTCGTGGGGGAGGATTATCACTGCCGGAGTCTGAGGGATCAATTTAAATCCTGCGGCGTCAATTGCCAAGGTCTCATTACGACGGATCGCCCCACGACGACAAAGCTGCGTGTCATCGGCGGACACCAGCAGATGATACGTCTTGATTTTGAGGAATCCGCACCGATTGCCGGTTTTGACGCGGATCGTTTTTTTCGGTATATCAGCCGAAAACTTGATGAAGATCTTGACGTTGTCATTATTTCTGATTATGGAAAAGGAGTCTGCACAGAGGAAAATTGCCGCCGAATGATTGAGTCTTGCCATACTTATGGTGTACCGGTTGTTGTGGATCCCAAGGGAACAGACTGGACAAAGTACGCCTATGCGGACTATATTACGCCGAATCTTAAAGAAATCAATCAGGTGCTTGCGGAACCGATTCATAATGAAGACAGGGCTGTCGAGGTTGCGGCACATTATGTGATGAACCGATTTAATATCCGCAATGTCATCGTTACCCGCTCCGAAGAGGGATTGTCCCTTATCCGTGATGATGAGAACGTTCATATCCCCACAAAAGCACAAGAAGTTTTCGATGTGTCCGGAGCCGGTGATACGGTGATTGCTGTTTTTGCCATGGGATTGGCAGGCGGCATGAATCCCGCCGACAGCGCTTACATGGCTAATCTTGCCGCCAGTGTTGTTGTGGCGAAACTCGGCACCTATGCTGTCAGCCGTGAAGAACTTATGGCTGTACTCAAGGGAGAAGCAGAGAAATAA
- the rfaD gene encoding ADP-glyceromanno-heptose 6-epimerase — MIIVTGGAGFIGSNIVKELNRRGRRDILIVDDLKDGLNYKNLRGLQFVDYQHKDDFLQSTENDDFDGTDIDAVFHEGACSDTMEYDVNFMMRTNYEYSKSLLHFCLRHRIPFMYASSASTYGSGKHGFREGDECEDALNPYAFSKLAFDRYVRQIMPEAHSQVVGLKYFNVYGQQEHHKGKMASIFYQLYNQINETGKAHLFRGWGDIHGTPVKDGEQRRDFIYVQDVVKVNLWFWENHAPSGIYNCGTGHAHSYIEVAEAVIKAMGKGEIAFRDFPEVLKGKYQNFTESDQTRLLASGYNQGFTDMEEAVKEYVDFLDHGGYYEYGK, encoded by the coding sequence ATGATTATCGTAACAGGTGGTGCCGGCTTTATTGGCAGTAATATTGTAAAAGAATTGAATCGCCGCGGCCGCAGGGATATCCTGATTGTGGATGACCTGAAAGATGGGTTAAACTACAAGAACCTGCGCGGGCTGCAGTTCGTGGATTATCAGCATAAGGATGATTTTCTTCAGTCTACTGAGAATGACGACTTCGACGGCACGGATATTGACGCCGTCTTCCATGAGGGTGCCTGCTCAGATACCATGGAGTATGATGTCAATTTTATGATGCGCACGAACTATGAGTACTCAAAGTCACTGCTCCATTTCTGCCTGCGCCATCGCATTCCCTTCATGTACGCTTCGTCTGCTTCCACTTATGGCAGCGGCAAACATGGTTTTCGTGAAGGCGATGAATGCGAAGATGCGCTGAATCCCTATGCTTTTTCAAAACTCGCTTTTGACCGCTATGTGCGGCAGATTATGCCGGAAGCTCACAGCCAGGTGGTGGGGCTCAAGTATTTTAATGTTTATGGACAGCAAGAGCATCATAAAGGGAAAATGGCATCCATCTTCTATCAGCTTTACAACCAAATCAATGAGACAGGCAAAGCGCATCTGTTTCGCGGCTGGGGAGATATTCATGGAACGCCGGTGAAAGACGGTGAGCAGCGCCGCGATTTTATTTATGTCCAGGATGTTGTAAAGGTCAATCTTTGGTTCTGGGAAAATCATGCGCCGTCAGGCATCTATAACTGCGGCACCGGTCATGCCCACAGTTATATTGAAGTGGCAGAGGCTGTCATTAAAGCTATGGGCAAGGGGGAAATTGCGTTCCGCGACTTCCCGGAAGTCCTTAAAGGGAAATACCAGAACTTCACGGAATCTGACCAGACACGTCTTTTAGCGTCCGGCTATAATCAGGGATTCACCGATATGGAAGAAGCTGTCAAAGAATATGTGGACTTTCTGGATCATGGCGGCTACTATGAATATGGTAAATGA
- a CDS encoding VirK/YbjX family protein, giving the protein MINYIRLGKKIYNTKNTSETRRMLVFIVRCLLNTGRMNRLHRFFMKDDVRRRIAAEYPFVYEQPTRAFFYNQSTFDERARLVEQHMEYLEKHIKEDVFLGLYSGKRYVLWESSGEIGHLRFELSYHPGQRKEGILSVVMRLDEDDLYQMMFWIAPDKAGEWALWIGAMQGPNMENARDVVKKVTRRCYSYRTKNFILHATQEVAKALGLTHIYAVTNYGYYANNHVRRDRKLKTSFSDFWEESGGHPCEDRRFYELPMTEYRKAMEEVPAHKRNYYRKRYALLDEVDASIAENIKALSK; this is encoded by the coding sequence ATGATAAACTATATCAGACTGGGGAAAAAGATTTACAATACGAAGAACACAAGTGAGACCAGACGGATGCTGGTCTTTATTGTGCGCTGCCTGCTGAATACAGGACGTATGAATCGTCTGCACCGGTTCTTTATGAAAGACGATGTGCGCCGCCGGATCGCGGCGGAATATCCTTTTGTTTACGAACAGCCGACGAGAGCGTTTTTCTATAATCAATCCACCTTTGATGAACGGGCAAGACTGGTAGAGCAGCATATGGAATATCTGGAAAAGCACATAAAGGAAGATGTATTTCTTGGCCTTTACAGCGGTAAAAGGTATGTCCTCTGGGAAAGCAGTGGTGAAATTGGGCATCTGCGTTTTGAGCTCTCCTATCATCCGGGGCAGCGCAAGGAAGGGATTCTATCTGTTGTTATGCGCCTCGATGAGGACGACCTGTACCAGATGATGTTCTGGATTGCGCCGGACAAAGCCGGAGAATGGGCGCTCTGGATCGGCGCCATGCAGGGACCGAATATGGAAAATGCCAGGGATGTGGTGAAGAAGGTCACGAGACGCTGCTATTCCTACCGCACGAAGAATTTCATCCTCCATGCGACCCAGGAAGTGGCCAAAGCCCTTGGGCTTACACATATCTATGCGGTCACAAATTATGGCTATTATGCGAATAACCATGTCCGCCGGGACCGTAAGCTCAAGACGAGTTTCAGCGACTTCTGGGAAGAATCGGGCGGACATCCCTGCGAGGACAGACGCTTCTATGAACTGCCCATGACAGAATACCGCAAGGCCATGGAAGAAGTGCCTGCACACAAACGCAATTACTACCGCAAACGCTATGCCCTGCTCGACGAAGTGGATGCGTCTATTGCTGAGAATATAAAAGCATTATCAAAATGA
- a CDS encoding glycosyltransferase family 2 protein, producing MAKISALILAKNEERNIKACIETLSFADEILVIDDFSTDKTKEIAESLGARVIQHGMNGDWGKQQTFAIKNARYEWVLFVDADERISKPLAKEVCSVAEKGDKKAYWIRRENKFYHHHATHGVLRPDYVNRLFPAEGSYVEGYVHPRIVTPYPNEKLHEIMYHYTYDSWSHQLNKLNNYTTLAAAKYKKNHKKCNFFFDIMLRPFWAFFKVYVLNLGFLDGKMGWILSTNHYFYTMNKYIKLYFLYQDKDGRL from the coding sequence GTGGCAAAGATCTCGGCACTAATCCTGGCGAAAAATGAGGAACGAAATATCAAAGCCTGTATCGAAACCTTGTCCTTTGCTGATGAGATATTAGTTATTGACGATTTCAGCACAGATAAAACCAAAGAGATTGCTGAAAGTCTGGGTGCACGTGTGATACAGCACGGCATGAATGGCGACTGGGGCAAACAGCAGACTTTTGCTATTAAAAATGCCAGATATGAATGGGTCTTATTTGTTGATGCGGATGAGCGGATTTCCAAGCCTTTGGCAAAAGAAGTCTGTTCAGTGGCAGAAAAAGGTGATAAAAAGGCCTATTGGATTCGGCGGGAAAATAAATTCTACCATCATCATGCAACCCATGGCGTTTTGCGGCCGGACTACGTGAACCGTCTTTTTCCGGCAGAGGGATCCTATGTAGAAGGATATGTTCATCCTCGGATTGTCACACCATACCCGAATGAGAAGCTTCATGAGATCATGTATCACTATACCTATGATTCATGGAGCCATCAGCTGAACAAACTCAATAATTATACGACCTTAGCAGCTGCAAAATATAAAAAGAATCACAAAAAATGTAATTTCTTCTTTGATATTATGTTGCGCCCCTTTTGGGCCTTTTTTAAAGTTTATGTTTTAAATTTAGGATTTCTTGATGGGAAAATGGGATGGATTCTTTCGACAAATCATTATTTTTACACAATGAATAAATACATAAAGCTGTATTTCCTGTATCAGGATAAAGATGGACGTTTATAG
- a CDS encoding glycosyltransferase family 1 protein, translating into MRIAILESIVMPAGHEVEFDRILVEELKKQGHEPVFFVPERFPFKLDYHCDVDHLDGGEVVTYAGAGKLKKIFLSLRRERRRIAWFNSAFEKARAYHCDAIIIPTGTWRYIRTLLNSRLKNSPVPVYMVFHGINPHEQLNFERQARRVMPYEQIHLKVITLRDDFRNSGLKNLDLIAPPVFTPYDLPVNKKLTFTHPIKIGFFGQFRKEKNLGFFLEAFTKAHFSVPVQLIVQGATAKPEDGELFEQFAREYKDYKNITFWHKNLIGIEWQKALLRVDAIMMPYAAERYRYHWGAMLFTAIGFYKPVLASPELNPEVLQQFNIGKAVDLTSIPAFTKQLEEFIDDLVQNTDVYQRNLDAANKAYSQENLIQNILR; encoded by the coding sequence ATGCGTATCGCCATCTTAGAATCCATCGTCATGCCGGCTGGACATGAGGTCGAATTTGACCGGATTCTTGTGGAAGAACTGAAAAAGCAGGGACATGAACCGGTTTTCTTTGTACCGGAACGGTTCCCATTTAAGCTGGATTATCATTGTGATGTGGATCACCTTGATGGCGGGGAAGTCGTCACCTATGCCGGAGCGGGAAAATTAAAAAAGATATTCCTATCCTTACGCAGAGAAAGACGGCGCATTGCCTGGTTTAATTCCGCTTTTGAGAAAGCGCGTGCGTACCATTGCGATGCCATCATTATTCCCACCGGAACATGGCGGTATATCCGTACCTTGCTGAATAGCCGATTGAAAAATTCACCGGTTCCTGTTTATATGGTTTTCCATGGAATCAATCCTCACGAGCAGCTGAATTTTGAACGGCAGGCCCGCAGAGTGATGCCTTATGAGCAGATTCATCTCAAGGTTATTACCCTGCGTGATGATTTTAGGAACAGCGGATTAAAAAATCTGGATCTGATTGCGCCTCCTGTCTTTACACCCTATGATTTGCCAGTCAATAAGAAATTAACTTTCACACATCCCATAAAAATAGGCTTTTTTGGGCAATTCAGGAAAGAGAAGAATCTGGGATTCTTTCTGGAAGCATTTACCAAAGCCCATTTTTCTGTCCCTGTACAGCTCATTGTACAGGGTGCCACGGCGAAACCGGAAGATGGGGAACTGTTTGAACAGTTTGCCCGGGAATACAAAGACTATAAAAATATCACATTTTGGCATAAAAATCTCATTGGGATCGAATGGCAGAAAGCGCTTCTCCGTGTGGATGCTATTATGATGCCTTATGCAGCGGAACGGTACAGGTATCACTGGGGAGCCATGCTGTTTACTGCCATAGGATTTTACAAGCCGGTTTTGGCATCGCCGGAACTGAATCCCGAGGTATTGCAGCAGTTTAATATTGGAAAGGCTGTCGACTTGACATCCATACCGGCTTTTACGAAGCAGCTGGAAGAATTTATTGACGATCTGGTTCAGAATACAGATGTATATCAGAGAAACCTGGATGCAGCCAATAAAGCTTACAGCCAGGAGAATTTGATTCAGAATATTTTGCGATAA
- a CDS encoding O-antigen ligase family protein: MENKLDSRITWLIAFCLGAFSCVTRLSIAVGSILQGIAVLCGVILLWRQRNSVQLNKETKGYMAAAGIFFLCTLPSALFAGHAEEGLGQFLDMWVWRYMIFLLIVLFVRKRTYLTNMLFAFLLFFGADSLLTFIQVYILHLTDRGWGFGSNMLAIAGIMCMVLPLCFVVLFDQRFDRKLKYASVWTMLSIFVGLLSNKSRAAWLTCLITTPVVTGKYIRDNIKYLAVVGAIMIGFCGFFFANPSYISRFKSVTNTTTNTSNTDRLQMWQGCLTMYKNHPVIGVGLGRFKPEYKEYAKSHPEIVRTYSHAHNNFMHLLAETGTIGIAGYLIFIFYSLVHSLRSWLKSKSPYDLLIFTTILSFMCLFGQVEYIIDNSSAVRLFWFLFAIMLQMKTIEQEKNQKEESGRS, encoded by the coding sequence GTGGAAAATAAACTGGATTCGAGAATCACATGGCTGATAGCCTTTTGCTTGGGCGCTTTTTCCTGCGTAACACGTTTATCCATTGCGGTTGGCTCCATATTGCAGGGAATTGCGGTTCTCTGTGGTGTGATTCTGCTCTGGCGGCAAAGGAATTCAGTTCAATTAAATAAAGAGACCAAAGGTTATATGGCAGCTGCTGGAATTTTCTTTTTATGTACTCTGCCCAGTGCATTATTCGCCGGGCATGCAGAAGAAGGATTGGGGCAGTTTCTGGATATGTGGGTCTGGCGCTATATGATTTTTCTTTTAATTGTATTATTCGTGCGAAAACGTACCTATTTAACCAATATGCTGTTTGCATTTCTTTTGTTTTTTGGGGCAGATAGTTTATTGACATTTATTCAGGTTTATATTCTCCACTTAACTGATCGCGGATGGGGATTTGGCAGTAATATGCTTGCTATAGCCGGTATTATGTGTATGGTACTGCCTCTTTGTTTTGTCGTCTTGTTTGACCAGCGGTTTGACAGGAAGTTGAAATATGCTTCTGTCTGGACCATGCTTAGTATTTTTGTGGGTTTATTGTCTAATAAAAGCCGTGCTGCATGGCTGACCTGTCTGATTACGACTCCGGTTGTAACAGGAAAGTATATACGGGACAATATCAAATATCTGGCCGTGGTGGGAGCCATTATGATAGGATTTTGTGGTTTTTTCTTTGCCAATCCGAGTTACATCAGTCGTTTTAAATCAGTGACAAATACAACTACTAATACATCGAACACCGATCGGCTGCAAATGTGGCAAGGCTGTCTCACAATGTACAAAAACCATCCGGTGATAGGCGTTGGGCTAGGCCGGTTTAAGCCTGAGTATAAAGAATATGCAAAATCTCATCCCGAAATAGTACGTACATATAGTCATGCTCATAATAATTTCATGCATCTTCTGGCAGAAACCGGGACAATTGGTATTGCAGGGTATTTAATCTTTATATTTTATTCTTTGGTGCACAGTTTACGCAGCTGGTTGAAGAGTAAAAGCCCGTATGATCTCCTGATTTTTACAACAATACTCAGTTTTATGTGCCTTTTCGGTCAGGTTGAATATATTATAGACAACTCTTCTGCGGTACGCCTTTTCTGGTTCCTTTTTGCAATCATGCTGCAGATGAAGACCATTGAACAAGAGAAGAATCAAAAAGAGGAGTCAGGCAGAAGCTAA
- a CDS encoding glycosyltransferase — MNIAILCFGISTIANPAGTEKVFVEMSNAFAVRGANVYAVWNDEPGVAPYFPFEGRVHQVNLALGKIKVPGKYKIIREIAKGLHLDISNRVDAYKTNQLGKALNEKIDVSLLDIIICYEFNSIMVANRLADGKIPVVAMCHNSVEDQIASLTPLQRREADKVSIYQVLLPSFVLEARKYLSTKICTIPNAVPQISDSQVADLSSPKDSYTIVMLGRIEGYQKRPFITVKAFLMLAHEFPKWQLHLYGPVTDEEYMEKIQEYCREHDHGHQVKYMGVTKEAVSVLRNADILAFPSAFEGFSLSLTEANAAGLPAIGFAEAPSVNELIQDGVTGYLAADEKDFTHKLQLLMSDQQERVRMGQNAHKAMKAYAPDIVWGKWEQLLTDLTHKRFTE, encoded by the coding sequence ATGAACATTGCTATTCTTTGTTTTGGGATTTCTACTATTGCCAATCCGGCCGGGACAGAAAAAGTGTTTGTGGAAATGTCCAATGCTTTTGCCGTCCGGGGTGCTAATGTCTATGCGGTATGGAATGATGAACCGGGAGTGGCCCCTTATTTCCCTTTCGAGGGAAGAGTCCATCAGGTGAATCTGGCTTTGGGGAAAATCAAAGTACCGGGGAAATATAAAATCATCAGGGAAATCGCCAAGGGGCTGCATTTAGATATTTCTAACCGTGTAGATGCGTATAAGACAAATCAATTAGGTAAGGCATTGAATGAAAAGATTGACGTCAGCCTGCTTGATATTATTATCTGCTATGAATTTAACAGTATTATGGTGGCTAATCGACTGGCAGACGGGAAAATTCCCGTAGTGGCTATGTGTCATAATTCAGTGGAAGATCAGATTGCTTCTTTAACGCCTTTGCAGAGAAGAGAAGCAGACAAAGTTTCCATATATCAAGTACTCCTTCCCAGCTTTGTTTTAGAGGCCCGGAAATATTTATCGACAAAAATCTGTACAATTCCTAATGCTGTTCCTCAGATTTCTGATTCCCAAGTAGCGGATTTATCATCCCCAAAAGATTCTTATACGATTGTTATGCTGGGCCGGATCGAGGGGTATCAAAAAAGACCATTCATTACAGTAAAAGCTTTTTTAATGCTGGCGCATGAATTTCCCAAGTGGCAGCTTCATTTATATGGCCCTGTCACAGATGAAGAATATATGGAAAAAATCCAGGAATATTGCCGGGAACATGATCATGGACATCAGGTTAAGTATATGGGGGTTACTAAAGAAGCGGTCAGTGTACTTAGAAATGCGGATATATTGGCGTTCCCTTCTGCATTCGAGGGGTTTAGCTTATCTTTAACGGAAGCAAATGCTGCCGGATTGCCTGCTATTGGTTTTGCAGAGGCTCCTTCTGTGAATGAACTGATTCAGGATGGAGTGACCGGATATCTGGCTGCCGATGAGAAAGATTTTACGCATAAATTACAATTGCTTATGAGTGATCAGCAAGAGCGAGTGCGCATGGGGCAAAATGCTCACAAGGCTATGAAAGCCTATGCGCCGGATATCGTATGGGGGAAATGGGAACAATTATTAACTGATCTTACCCATAAAAGATTTACGGAATAA